The Pseudanabaena galeata CCNP1313 genome includes a region encoding these proteins:
- a CDS encoding pentapeptide repeat-containing protein, with protein MMSTQNPNLHHSPTTNALAMGMALKKMYELGRKDFDSENFSGLKLSCCKLSAINLTSSDLRNADLDLTDLSESDLRGANLERSTLSFTNLTNTDLSNANLKGANLGGADLSGAILRGAILQNANLRGANLSNARLEFADLEGADLTGANCFGCNLSYANLKHTNLTEANLDNANLLKSNFEYALLDGTTLNNSSY; from the coding sequence ATGATGTCCACTCAAAACCCTAACCTTCATCACTCTCCTACAACTAATGCCCTTGCAATGGGAATGGCTCTCAAAAAAATGTATGAGCTGGGGCGCAAAGATTTTGATTCAGAAAATTTTTCGGGGCTGAAATTGTCTTGCTGTAAGCTATCAGCCATTAATCTGACTAGCTCAGATTTACGAAATGCCGATCTTGACCTAACTGACTTGAGTGAGTCTGACCTGCGGGGCGCAAATCTAGAGCGATCGACCCTTAGTTTTACAAATTTGACTAATACCGATTTGAGCAATGCTAATTTAAAAGGAGCAAATCTGGGGGGAGCAGATCTGAGTGGGGCAATTCTGAGAGGTGCAATTCTCCAAAACGCCAATTTACGAGGGGCGAATCTAAGTAATGCTCGCCTAGAATTTGCAGATCTTGAAGGCGCAGACTTGACGGGGGCAAATTGCTTTGGCTGTAATCTGAGTTATGCCAATCTCAAACATACCAATCTGACCGAGGCAAATTTAGACAATGCCAATCTTCTCAAAAGTAACTTTGAATATGCCCTGCTAGATGGCACAACTCTAAATAACTCTAGCTATTAG
- a CDS encoding Npun_F0494 family protein, giving the protein MSTETLSKSNNKDNTEYEPQILQRAEVALRCAPFTIKLFADMATQGVNLRAIAGNEGIKNQYLNSSTNLIITENALLWLIQVGVLRREVDGQGITDSFRLTPMGHLLLNKWRSQPRFPIASLGDRLQNFWAQIQISRFL; this is encoded by the coding sequence ATGTCAACCGAAACTTTAAGTAAAAGTAACAACAAAGATAATACTGAATACGAACCTCAAATATTGCAGAGAGCCGAAGTAGCGCTGAGATGTGCGCCCTTTACGATTAAGTTGTTTGCAGATATGGCAACACAGGGGGTAAACCTGAGGGCGATCGCAGGTAATGAGGGCATCAAAAATCAATATTTGAATAGTTCCACGAATTTAATCATTACCGAAAATGCTTTACTATGGCTGATCCAAGTAGGTGTTTTGCGCCGCGAAGTCGATGGTCAAGGTATTACTGATAGTTTTCGTCTGACTCCGATGGGACATTTGTTATTAAATAAATGGCGATCGCAACCAAGATTTCCGATCGCAAGTTTAGGCGATCGCCTGCAAAACTTTTGGGCACAGATTCAAATATCACGATTTCTTTGA
- a CDS encoding response regulator transcription factor — MSGHILLVDDEPGLREAVQAYLEDSGFAVQVANNARDAWQLLEQTTPDLVISDIMMPQVSGYEFLKQMREDVRFLNLPVVFLTAKGMTKDRIEGYNAGCDAYLSKPFDPDELVAIAENLIARRAIQAVTANSNTSEITDLAGQLAEIKALLKQKPAINVTPPPIKLEFTPREQSVLELVVEGLMNKEIAKRLGTTIRNVEKYVSRLFSKTGTSSRTELVRYALQHGLIDAYS; from the coding sequence ATGTCAGGACATATCCTGCTTGTGGATGATGAACCAGGACTGAGAGAGGCGGTACAAGCCTATCTAGAAGATAGTGGCTTTGCGGTGCAAGTTGCCAACAATGCAAGGGATGCATGGCAATTGCTTGAGCAGACCACACCCGATCTCGTGATTTCGGACATCATGATGCCGCAGGTGAGTGGGTATGAATTTCTGAAGCAAATGCGCGAAGATGTACGTTTTTTAAATTTGCCTGTGGTGTTTTTGACAGCAAAGGGCATGACCAAGGATCGCATTGAGGGCTATAACGCGGGTTGTGATGCTTATTTGTCGAAACCTTTTGATCCTGATGAGTTAGTGGCGATCGCCGAAAATTTGATTGCCCGTCGAGCGATCCAAGCGGTGACAGCAAATAGCAATACCTCAGAAATCACTGATCTAGCAGGGCAACTTGCCGAAATCAAGGCACTGCTGAAGCAAAAACCAGCAATCAATGTGACACCACCACCGATCAAGCTTGAATTTACGCCACGGGAGCAGAGCGTTTTGGAGCTTGTGGTAGAAGGTTTGATGAATAAAGAAATTGCTAAGCGGCTTGGTACAACCATTCGGAATGTGGAGAAATATGTCAGTCGGCTGTTTAGTAAAACTGGTACAAGTAGCCGCACAGAGTTAGTTCGCTATGCATTGCAACATGGTTTGATTGACGCTTATTCATAG
- a CDS encoding QcrA and Rieske domain-containing protein, which translates to MNLNRRKLLSWFGLGWLASLLPSSLVGCSEATPPTASTPASVPESVAAAPSGTFRMIGTVAQLDKEGTLLSSDKKIAVVRDPKDSTKLLAVNPTCPHKSCTVKWEKANKEFVCPCHDAKFAADGALRQGPADKPLQRYASKIENGEVFVSA; encoded by the coding sequence ATGAATCTAAATCGCCGTAAGTTACTTTCTTGGTTTGGGTTAGGATGGCTAGCTAGCCTTCTGCCATCGTCATTAGTGGGATGTAGTGAAGCTACTCCTCCTACAGCATCAACACCCGCATCAGTACCTGAAAGTGTCGCTGCTGCACCTAGTGGCACTTTTAGAATGATCGGTACAGTTGCTCAACTGGACAAAGAGGGAACTTTACTATCCTCCGACAAGAAAATTGCCGTGGTACGCGATCCCAAAGACTCAACTAAGCTATTGGCTGTTAATCCGACCTGCCCACACAAAAGCTGCACTGTGAAATGGGAGAAGGCGAACAAAGAATTTGTTTGTCCTTGCCATGATGCCAAATTTGCTGCTGATGGCGCTCTTCGTCAAGGTCCTGCTGATAAACCACTACAACGTTATGCTTCTAAAATTGAGAATGGAGAAGTATTCGTTAGTGCTTAA
- a CDS encoding ATP-binding protein, producing MSDLVTIVFIVLGGFVMFLSIKETQRILSLLQGNKYRKNWNILRSLMIFFLFGYLGILILFSLKIQWLILILTGVIFFFGALFVYMVVKVGFLSIQDLIKTNILRLELQKQKEISEAIARTKSEFLATMSHELRTPMNGVIGMTNLLLDTKLEPEQREYVETINTSGAALLMLINDILDFSKIESGKVSLEAEPFEIRACIETVLSLLSFMTKEKSLEVQYLIDPQVSPLIAGDIHYLQQILVNLVGNAIKFTSVGKVSINVSKYQDNQLLFAIKDSGLGIPSHKLDKLFKPFSQIDSSTTRKFGGTGLGLAICKKLISLMGGDIWVESFVGQGTTFLFTIPYYPMAMQRYPNIEGVDPISDLALEAVEIPKSNTLFNKIPKLAEQIPLKILLAEDNLVNQKLANRLFEKMGYDIDVATNGIEVLAAIQKQSYDLIFMDVQMPEMDGLEATRQIRAIEQSGQIGLSSLAKSIQIIAITANAMQEDREKCLASGMNDFIAKPFKVEQIQTAIEKWGRKQP from the coding sequence ATGAGCGATCTTGTTACTATTGTCTTCATCGTCCTTGGCGGATTCGTGATGTTTCTGTCGATTAAAGAAACACAAAGAATTTTGTCTTTACTTCAAGGCAATAAATATCGCAAGAACTGGAACATATTGCGATCGCTGATGATTTTCTTTCTCTTCGGCTACTTGGGGATATTGATACTGTTCTCTTTAAAAATCCAATGGCTTATCCTCATTCTCACAGGAGTTATTTTCTTTTTTGGCGCTTTGTTTGTTTATATGGTGGTCAAAGTTGGGTTCCTCAGCATTCAGGATTTGATCAAGACGAATATCTTAAGATTAGAACTGCAAAAACAAAAGGAAATATCGGAAGCGATCGCTCGAACTAAATCCGAATTTCTAGCCACCATGAGTCATGAATTGCGTACCCCTATGAATGGCGTAATTGGCATGACTAATTTGTTGCTAGATACCAAGCTAGAGCCAGAGCAACGCGAATATGTGGAAACAATCAATACTAGTGGTGCGGCTCTATTAATGCTAATTAATGACATTTTGGACTTTTCTAAAATTGAATCGGGAAAAGTCAGTTTGGAAGCAGAACCTTTTGAAATAAGGGCATGTATTGAAACCGTTCTCAGTTTGCTTTCCTTTATGACTAAGGAAAAATCTTTGGAAGTACAATACTTGATCGATCCTCAAGTCTCTCCACTCATTGCGGGAGATATTCACTATTTACAGCAGATTTTAGTCAATTTGGTGGGTAATGCTATTAAATTTACCTCTGTGGGTAAAGTCTCCATAAATGTCAGCAAGTATCAAGACAATCAGCTTCTTTTTGCTATAAAAGACTCTGGGCTTGGCATTCCATCTCATAAATTAGATAAATTATTTAAACCATTTTCGCAAATAGATTCTTCCACAACTCGTAAGTTTGGTGGTACAGGTTTAGGTTTAGCTATTTGTAAAAAGCTGATTAGCTTAATGGGCGGTGATATTTGGGTTGAGAGTTTTGTCGGGCAAGGTACAACCTTTTTATTTACGATTCCCTATTACCCCATGGCTATGCAAAGATATCCTAATATAGAAGGTGTTGATCCGATCTCAGACCTAGCTTTAGAGGCTGTTGAGATTCCTAAAAGCAATACTTTGTTTAATAAGATTCCTAAATTAGCAGAACAAATTCCCCTCAAAATTTTGTTGGCTGAAGATAATCTTGTCAATCAAAAATTAGCAAATCGTCTTTTTGAGAAAATGGGTTATGACATTGATGTTGCTACAAACGGAATTGAAGTATTAGCAGCAATCCAAAAACAATCCTATGACTTGATTTTTATGGATGTGCAGATGCCAGAGATGGATGGATTAGAGGCTACTCGTCAAATTCGCGCTATAGAGCAAAGTGGACAAATTGGGTTATCTAGTCTAGCTAAATCTATTCAAATTATTGCTATTACTGCTAATGCAATGCAGGAAGATCGCGAAAAATGTTTGGCATCGGGAATGAATGATTTCATTGCTAAGCCATTTAAAGTCGAGCAAATTCAAACTGCGATCGAAAAATGGGGACGTAAGCAGCCATAA
- a CDS encoding chemotaxis protein CheW — translation MQTLFESVDHLQDSKIGSKLDLDGNTCLKFLIDPQTIGLLESEFTQEVLTIKATHIIPVPNKPSCILGILSRRRRVYWAIDLAMLLGLQPLNQNIRLYEVILISAQELSIALVVPKILGVVDIPSDRLEQNINSVPATLRPYFKGYINEREEISYLLKAENIVNSTILHS, via the coding sequence ATGCAAACACTTTTTGAGAGTGTCGATCATTTACAAGACTCAAAGATAGGCTCAAAGCTAGATCTAGATGGAAATACTTGTCTGAAATTCTTGATCGATCCACAAACTATCGGCTTACTTGAGAGTGAATTCACGCAAGAGGTTTTAACAATTAAGGCTACTCATATTATTCCTGTTCCAAATAAACCGTCTTGTATTTTAGGTATACTAAGCCGTCGTCGTCGTGTTTATTGGGCGATCGACTTAGCGATGCTGTTGGGATTGCAGCCACTAAATCAAAACATTAGACTTTATGAAGTAATTCTGATATCAGCACAGGAACTATCTATTGCTTTGGTTGTGCCTAAAATTTTAGGAGTTGTAGATATTCCTAGCGATCGCCTTGAGCAAAATATTAATTCTGTACCAGCAACACTTAGACCATACTTTAAAGGTTACATTAATGAAAGGGAGGAAATTTCTTACCTATTAAAAGCTGAAAATATCGTGAATTCGACGATTTTACATTCTTAA
- a CDS encoding late competence development ComFB family protein: protein MESCRNVLLEFVYREANTQIQSLGSGIRHKYNIDEVIAYALNRLPPMFASTDIGLQTKRQECMALQADITKATRQALLGVRRDPLREPEPLEIIELANAPYALIDVQECLNWTNLMWCDLPKALEESLESAIAKYNSGNLSSRVSKYGALGRRTVNSQMYLSKSTPKYSVAHESKQKEYEIYLLESRHLVHSLERLIIRMAQNRAQSFPQSDLRFIRLEDVLAKTLNRLPPLYATSAKGIAHLRYYAQMNIGSEVAIMVHEAMLEVRNASYQRIEPLMFSKIRYEREQSLTKVSKLLLDRQVKWQNLSESVSKSLEFAKSGKVCWERSPHNALKQ from the coding sequence ATGGAATCTTGCCGCAACGTCCTACTTGAATTTGTTTATAGAGAAGCCAATACCCAAATTCAGAGTTTAGGTAGTGGGATTAGGCATAAATATAATATTGATGAAGTCATTGCCTACGCCTTAAATCGGTTGCCACCGATGTTTGCTTCTACCGATATTGGTTTGCAGACAAAGAGACAAGAATGCATGGCTCTGCAAGCTGATATTACGAAGGCAACTCGTCAAGCATTGTTAGGAGTGCGTCGCGATCCTTTGCGAGAGCCTGAACCACTGGAAATTATTGAGTTAGCTAATGCACCCTATGCTTTGATAGATGTCCAAGAATGTCTCAATTGGACGAATCTAATGTGGTGTGATCTGCCTAAGGCTTTAGAAGAAAGTTTAGAGAGTGCGATCGCTAAATATAATTCTGGGAACTTATCATCGCGGGTCAGTAAATATGGAGCTTTGGGAAGAAGAACAGTTAACTCTCAAATGTACCTTAGTAAATCTACCCCAAAATACAGTGTAGCCCATGAATCTAAGCAAAAGGAATATGAAATTTATCTACTCGAATCTAGGCATCTTGTGCATTCTCTGGAACGACTGATCATTAGAATGGCACAAAACCGAGCGCAAAGTTTTCCGCAATCCGATCTGCGGTTCATTCGTCTCGAAGATGTATTGGCAAAAACTTTAAATCGGCTGCCACCACTGTATGCAACCTCCGCAAAGGGGATTGCTCATTTGCGGTATTACGCCCAAATGAATATTGGTTCAGAAGTGGCGATTATGGTGCATGAGGCGATGTTAGAAGTTCGTAATGCGAGTTATCAAAGAATTGAGCCGTTGATGTTTTCTAAAATTCGCTATGAAAGAGAACAGTCTCTAACTAAAGTCAGTAAATTACTGCTTGATCGGCAAGTAAAATGGCAAAATCTTAGCGAGTCTGTATCCAAATCTCTAGAGTTTGCGAAATCTGGAAAAGTCTGTTGGGAGCGATCGCCTCATAATGCACTTAAACAATAA
- a CDS encoding ferredoxin-thioredoxin reductase catalytic domain-containing protein, translating into MSLNPESESDRGKNKASSKSFEAMRKFSEKYAKNTGTFFCVDPSVTNAVIEGLAKHKEELGSPLCPCRYYEDKEAEVKDTYWNCPCVPMRERKECHCMLFLTEDNPFVGTKQELEVVEIVYDA; encoded by the coding sequence ATGTCCCTTAACCCAGAGTCAGAGTCCGATCGCGGGAAAAATAAAGCTTCCTCTAAAAGTTTTGAGGCAATGCGAAAGTTTTCCGAAAAATACGCAAAAAATACAGGCACATTTTTTTGTGTTGATCCTAGCGTTACTAACGCCGTTATTGAAGGCTTAGCTAAACACAAAGAGGAGTTAGGCTCGCCTCTCTGCCCCTGTCGCTATTATGAAGACAAGGAAGCTGAAGTCAAAGATACCTACTGGAACTGCCCTTGTGTACCGATGCGCGAGCGCAAAGAATGTCACTGTATGTTGTTTCTGACCGAAGATAATCCCTTTGTTGGCACAAAACAAGAACTAGAAGTAGTTGAAATTGTCTACGATGCCTAA
- the trpS gene encoding tryptophan--tRNA ligase, translating to MQKRVLSGVQPTGNLHIGNYLGAIRNWVETQADYENFFCVVDLHAITVPHDPKTLASNTRDIAALYIACGIDPSISTIFVQSHVSAHAELTWLLNCITPLNWLERMIQFKEKAIKQGENVGVGLLDYPVLMAADILLYQADLVPVGEDQKQHLELTRDIAGRFNDQFAPVLKVPNPLIRKEGARVMSLTDGTKKMSKSDPSEMSRIHILDKPDEITKKIKKCKTDAVRELAFDDSDRPEANNLLGLYAIFANKTKEQVQAEAATWRGWGDFKTVLTDAAIAHLEPIQTKYDEVVKESGYLDRVLKEGREKASETAFKTLNAVKDAMGYLPPL from the coding sequence ATGCAAAAACGAGTTCTATCTGGTGTACAACCGACTGGCAATCTGCACATCGGCAATTATTTGGGGGCAATTCGCAACTGGGTAGAGACTCAGGCTGATTACGAAAATTTCTTTTGTGTTGTCGATCTGCACGCGATTACGGTTCCTCATGATCCGAAAACCTTAGCTAGCAACACCCGCGATATTGCTGCACTGTATATTGCCTGTGGTATCGATCCCAGTATTTCTACGATTTTTGTGCAGTCCCATGTTTCGGCACATGCCGAACTCACATGGCTACTCAATTGCATCACGCCGCTTAACTGGTTGGAGCGGATGATCCAATTTAAAGAGAAGGCAATTAAGCAGGGCGAAAATGTGGGTGTGGGCTTGTTGGACTACCCCGTATTAATGGCAGCAGATATTTTGCTGTATCAAGCCGATTTAGTCCCTGTCGGCGAGGATCAAAAGCAGCATTTAGAACTTACGCGAGATATTGCGGGAAGATTTAACGATCAGTTTGCACCAGTTTTGAAAGTGCCTAATCCCTTAATTCGCAAAGAAGGGGCGCGGGTGATGAGCCTCACTGATGGCACAAAAAAAATGTCGAAGTCCGATCCTTCGGAAATGAGTCGGATTCATATCCTAGATAAGCCTGATGAGATTACCAAGAAAATCAAGAAGTGTAAAACCGATGCAGTGCGCGAGTTAGCTTTTGATGATAGCGATCGCCCTGAAGCAAATAATCTCCTTGGTCTATACGCAATTTTTGCCAATAAAACTAAGGAACAAGTCCAAGCTGAGGCTGCCACATGGCGTGGTTGGGGCGATTTTAAAACTGTGCTGACTGATGCTGCGATCGCGCATCTTGAGCCGATTCAAACTAAGTATGATGAAGTGGTAAAAGAGTCAGGCTATCTAGATCGCGTATTAAAAGAAGGTCGTGAAAAAGCCTCTGAAACCGCTTTTAAAACCCTCAATGCTGTCAAAGATGCAATGGGCTATTTGCCACCTTTGTAA
- a CDS encoding HNH endonuclease, giving the protein MAKRANHRCEYCQAPEIVFNFPFEVEHIIPLSRQGKNTLENLALSCRSCNLRKGSRMSGNLANADSEIAFFHPRNEKWHEHFYVNTEIGTITGIIPTGEVTVKYLEMNSPAQVGARQIWIRLGLFP; this is encoded by the coding sequence ATCGCTAAGCGTGCCAATCATCGCTGTGAATACTGCCAAGCTCCTGAAATTGTTTTTAATTTTCCTTTTGAAGTTGAACATATTATTCCTTTGTCTCGACAGGGCAAAAACACCCTAGAGAATCTAGCTCTTTCCTGTCGTTCTTGTAACCTTCGCAAAGGAAGCCGTATGAGTGGAAATCTAGCTAACGCTGATAGTGAGATTGCTTTCTTTCATCCAAGAAACGAAAAATGGCATGAACATTTTTATGTCAATACTGAAATCGGTACGATCACGGGAATTATCCCAACAGGAGAAGTTACAGTCAAATATCTAGAAATGAATAGCCCTGCACAGGTAGGAGCAAGGCAAATATGGATTCGTCTCGGCTTATTTCCTTGA
- the trmB gene encoding tRNA (guanosine(46)-N7)-methyltransferase TrmB: MQNSSTPQPKPSPTEIIVNVSNENVSRRARVREHVNPLAKKYSVAIAPPVWTEVYADWSKPLSLDIGSARGRYILQMAQLKPDWNFLGLEIREPLVDRCNEVRDELDLKNLHYIFCNANVSLAGLLTKGSLHEVTVQFPDPWFKRRQQKRRAVQPELVATLAKLLVPSANVFLQSDVLEVAEDMRQHFDANDNFINLAGAGNFADSSIFPEHIPTERESSVISQGLPVYRAYFKRK, encoded by the coding sequence ATGCAAAACTCCTCAACTCCCCAACCCAAACCATCCCCAACTGAAATCATTGTCAACGTTAGCAATGAAAATGTTTCACGGCGGGCGCGTGTACGTGAACATGTAAATCCATTAGCCAAAAAATACAGCGTGGCGATCGCACCACCAGTCTGGACTGAGGTTTATGCCGATTGGTCAAAGCCGTTAAGTCTGGATATTGGATCGGCAAGGGGACGTTATATTTTGCAAATGGCGCAACTTAAGCCCGATTGGAATTTTTTGGGTTTAGAAATTCGGGAGCCACTAGTCGATCGCTGTAATGAAGTGCGCGACGAACTAGATTTAAAGAATCTGCATTACATTTTTTGCAATGCCAATGTGTCGCTAGCGGGACTATTAACTAAAGGCTCATTGCATGAAGTCACAGTCCAATTTCCCGATCCTTGGTTTAAGCGTCGCCAACAAAAACGCCGCGCCGTTCAACCTGAGCTGGTTGCAACTTTAGCGAAGTTACTTGTACCCAGTGCCAATGTATTTTTGCAGTCAGATGTGTTGGAAGTAGCTGAAGATATGCGTCAACATTTCGATGCCAATGATAATTTTATTAATCTCGCTGGGGCTGGAAATTTTGCCGATAGTTCGATTTTTCCTGAGCATATTCCTACCGAGCGCGAAAGTTCAGTAATTTCGCAAGGTTTGCCCGTTTATCGCGCTTATTTCAAACGTAAATAG
- a CDS encoding homoserine kinase encodes MSDQHFPITYSTLAPQALVDRVLSRYAVGEITSCVFWMRGLSDIYLVEAGDRRYVLRVSHAHWRSKAEIEFELELLAFLHKNYIPVAHPLTTNDGRLAIEIPALEGKRYAALFTYAEGQVAVGDLNKVQAQKLGETLAQLHGTAQDFNCHIDRPHLTIEYLLDDSLRDLSPFLNGATRAYMNEAIAQIKEQIHHLPKEFPIWSVCWGDPHSGNVHFTETNEITLFDFDQCGYGWRSFDIAKFLQVTLRAGISPIVRKAFLHGYQSVQPLEDIELICMQPLIQVAQIWQWAISVKHAIVHNHSKLDASYFHQRLEHFKMLRSPDWKPF; translated from the coding sequence ATGTCTGACCAGCATTTTCCGATTACCTATTCCACCCTTGCACCGCAAGCCTTGGTAGATCGTGTTTTATCTCGCTATGCTGTGGGCGAAATTACTAGTTGTGTATTTTGGATGCGGGGGCTGAGCGATATCTATTTAGTGGAAGCAGGCGATCGCCGTTATGTATTGCGAGTTTCCCATGCCCATTGGCGATCTAAAGCAGAAATCGAATTTGAATTAGAATTATTAGCTTTTTTGCACAAAAATTATATTCCTGTGGCACATCCCCTCACAACTAATGATGGACGACTAGCAATTGAGATTCCAGCCCTTGAAGGTAAACGCTATGCCGCCTTATTTACTTATGCTGAAGGTCAAGTCGCTGTTGGCGATCTGAATAAAGTGCAGGCACAAAAGTTAGGGGAAACCTTGGCACAGCTTCACGGCACTGCCCAAGACTTTAATTGTCATATTGATCGCCCCCATTTGACGATCGAGTATTTACTAGATGACTCATTGCGAGATCTATCACCGTTTTTGAATGGGGCAACGCGAGCATATATGAATGAAGCGATCGCCCAAATCAAAGAACAAATCCATCATTTACCCAAAGAATTCCCCATTTGGAGTGTTTGCTGGGGTGATCCGCATAGCGGTAACGTGCATTTTACGGAAACCAACGAGATCACCCTATTTGATTTTGATCAATGTGGTTATGGCTGGCGATCATTTGACATTGCCAAGTTTTTGCAAGTGACTTTGCGCGCAGGTATTAGTCCCATCGTTCGCAAGGCTTTTTTGCATGGTTATCAGTCAGTCCAGCCTCTCGAAGATATCGAATTGATATGTATGCAACCCTTGATCCAAGTTGCACAGATTTGGCAATGGGCGATCAGTGTCAAGCACGCGATCGTACACAATCACAGCAAACTTGATGCGAGTTACTTCCACCAACGTCTTGAGCATTTTAAGATGTTGCGATCGCCCGACTGGAAGCCTTTTTAA
- a CDS encoding pentapeptide repeat-containing protein: protein MKYWRFITSFILATVLFLNPLPVQAASSSSVTGSILNKAEGEDFSGKNLIRAEFTSVTLKNANFTNADLRGALFNGVLLDGANLHGSDFSSGIAYVTRFKNVDLSDAILADTNMLRSTFDGVNVTGTDFTNALIDVQQLKKLCLNASGTNSKTGVDTRESLGC, encoded by the coding sequence ATGAAATATTGGCGATTTATCACCAGCTTTATCCTAGCAACTGTCTTATTTTTAAACCCTTTGCCAGTACAAGCTGCTAGCTCCTCTAGTGTTACTGGTTCCATCCTCAATAAAGCTGAAGGTGAGGATTTCTCTGGTAAAAACTTAATTAGAGCCGAATTTACAAGTGTCACTTTAAAAAATGCAAATTTTACCAATGCAGATTTGCGCGGCGCACTTTTTAACGGCGTTTTATTAGATGGTGCGAATTTACATGGGAGTGATTTTAGCTCAGGAATAGCTTACGTCACTAGATTTAAGAATGTCGATCTGAGTGACGCAATCTTAGCTGATACCAATATGCTGCGATCAACCTTTGATGGGGTAAATGTCACAGGTACTGACTTCACCAATGCATTGATCGATGTGCAGCAATTAAAGAAACTTTGTCTTAACGCCTCTGGCACAAACTCGAAAACAGGCGTTGACACCCGCGAATCCCTAGGATGCTAA